In Skermanella sp. TT6, one genomic interval encodes:
- a CDS encoding branched-chain amino acid ABC transporter permease: protein MTFAIQFTIDVLSLGGAYALMALGLVIVYGILKLVNFAYGELIMVTGYALFLTGGSGLPWIVMAAVAVAMAVATGILTDYIAFRPVRAKSITAVLITSFAFSTLLQNAALLFISPRPRNVPLPELFTRTVEIAGVVTPIRNLVTIAAAAVLLGVFAWAMRRTVLGIAMRAAATNFTMARMLGIPANLIISSAFAISGLLAGVVGILWIGRIGSVVPGIGSEPLLIAFIATVIGGMRSLEGAVLGGFLLALIDTSLNYLLSQELLKFRDAFTFGLVILILLWRPEGLLKGPATGQRT from the coding sequence TTGACCTTCGCCATACAGTTCACGATCGACGTGCTCAGCCTCGGGGGCGCGTACGCCCTGATGGCGCTGGGCCTGGTCATCGTCTACGGAATCCTGAAGCTGGTGAACTTCGCCTACGGCGAGCTGATCATGGTGACCGGCTACGCGCTGTTCCTGACCGGCGGCTCCGGGCTGCCCTGGATCGTCATGGCGGCGGTGGCGGTGGCGATGGCCGTCGCCACCGGCATCCTGACCGACTACATCGCCTTCCGCCCGGTGCGCGCCAAGTCGATCACCGCCGTCCTGATCACCTCCTTCGCCTTCTCGACCCTGCTGCAGAACGCCGCGCTCCTGTTCATCTCGCCCCGGCCGCGCAACGTGCCGCTGCCGGAGCTCTTCACCCGGACGGTCGAGATCGCCGGCGTCGTCACGCCGATCCGGAACCTCGTGACGATCGCGGCCGCGGCGGTGCTGCTCGGGGTCTTCGCCTGGGCGATGCGCCGCACGGTGCTGGGCATCGCCATGCGGGCGGCGGCGACCAACTTCACCATGGCGCGGATGCTGGGCATCCCGGCCAACCTGATCATCTCGTCCGCCTTCGCGATCAGCGGGCTGCTGGCCGGCGTGGTCGGAATCCTCTGGATCGGCAGGATCGGGTCGGTCGTCCCGGGGATCGGATCGGAACCGCTGCTGATCGCCTTCATCGCGACCGTCATCGGCGGGATGCGCAGCCTGGAGGGCGCCGTTCTCGGCGGTTTCCTGCTGGCGCTGATCGACACGTCGCTGAACTACCTGCTCAGCCAGGAGCTCCTGAAGTTCCGCGACGCCTTCACCTTCGGCCTGGTCATCCTGATCCTGCTGTGGCGGCCGGAGGGCCTGCTCAAGGGTCCCGCCACCGGACAAAGGACGTGA
- a CDS encoding branched-chain amino acid ABC transporter permease — protein MTRHFLTAAILGGLVLLLVGCAEILGIRVFDRIAINLCLSLILVLGLQVFMGNSGILSFAHVGFMGVGAYTSALLTIPIQMKGMALPDLYLVLKGVQLSPYLAIGVAGLVAAAVAAACSYPLMRLSDAAAVITSFALLVVLHTVMTNWSNVTNGPRTLFGVPRATDLILAAGAAIAAVAGALAFKESRTGRLLRASRDDEVAAGALGVHIPHLRWRAFVLAALFAGIGGALWGHFITSFSPNAFYLRETFVILGMLVIGGANTVTGAVVGTFLVTGAFEGLRSLEGALNSARIFSDQVIGLTEVVLAIAMIAILILRPGGLFPSREIGAIIVRAIAKRERST, from the coding sequence ATGACACGGCATTTCCTCACCGCCGCGATCCTCGGCGGCCTCGTCCTCCTGCTCGTCGGGTGCGCCGAGATCCTGGGCATCCGGGTGTTCGACCGGATCGCGATCAACCTGTGCCTCTCCCTGATCCTGGTCCTGGGCCTCCAGGTCTTCATGGGCAACTCCGGCATCCTCTCCTTCGCGCATGTCGGCTTCATGGGGGTCGGGGCCTATACCTCGGCGCTGCTGACGATCCCGATCCAGATGAAGGGCATGGCCCTGCCGGACCTCTACCTCGTCCTCAAGGGCGTCCAGCTCTCGCCCTATCTCGCGATCGGGGTCGCCGGACTGGTGGCGGCCGCGGTGGCGGCGGCGTGCTCCTATCCGCTGATGCGGCTTTCCGACGCCGCCGCGGTCATCACGTCCTTCGCCCTGCTGGTCGTCCTGCACACGGTCATGACGAACTGGAGCAACGTGACCAACGGTCCCCGGACGCTGTTCGGCGTGCCGCGCGCCACCGACCTGATCCTGGCGGCCGGCGCCGCGATCGCGGCCGTGGCCGGGGCGCTGGCCTTCAAGGAATCGCGGACCGGCCGCCTGCTGAGGGCGAGCCGCGACGACGAGGTCGCCGCCGGGGCGCTGGGCGTCCACATCCCGCACCTGCGCTGGCGCGCCTTCGTGCTGGCGGCGCTGTTCGCCGGGATCGGCGGCGCGCTCTGGGGGCATTTCATCACCTCCTTCTCGCCCAACGCCTTCTACCTGCGCGAGACATTCGTGATCCTGGGAATGCTGGTGATCGGCGGCGCCAACACGGTCACCGGAGCCGTCGTCGGAACCTTCCTCGTGACGGGCGCCTTCGAGGGGCTGCGGTCGCTGGAGGGTGCCCTGAACAGCGCCAGGATCTTCAGCGACCAGGTGATCGGCCTGACCGAGGTCGTCCTTGCCATCGCCATGATCGCCATCCTGATCCTGCGGCCGGGCGGCCTGTTCCCGTCGCGCGAGATCGGCGCCATCATCGTGAGAGCCATAGCGAAACGGGAACGATCGACATGA
- a CDS encoding cysteine hydrolase family protein, whose product MSWKTAYRSFYYATAEEPDDIRLDPATTALLVVDIQTTYLEDKETPEETERWRPFFEHMRNTVIPNNQRLLAECRKRGVEVIFARIACLKDDGRDRSLSQKKPGFNYLLLPKDRPDGQIVPELAPQGDEIVVMKTTDSALTGTNLRLLLHNMGIKDVIVSGIFTDQCISSTVRSLADESYGVVVVDDCCAAATLELHRRELEIINMIYCHVVQLDEALGFFG is encoded by the coding sequence ATGAGCTGGAAGACCGCCTACCGCTCCTTCTACTACGCCACCGCCGAGGAGCCGGACGACATCCGGCTCGATCCGGCAACGACCGCGCTCCTGGTCGTGGACATCCAGACGACCTACCTGGAAGACAAGGAGACGCCGGAGGAAACCGAACGCTGGCGTCCGTTCTTCGAGCATATGCGGAACACCGTGATCCCCAACAACCAGCGCCTTCTGGCCGAGTGCCGGAAGCGCGGCGTCGAGGTGATCTTCGCCCGCATCGCCTGCCTCAAGGACGATGGGCGCGACCGGTCGCTGAGCCAGAAGAAACCCGGCTTCAACTACCTCCTGCTGCCCAAGGACCGTCCCGACGGGCAGATCGTGCCGGAACTGGCGCCGCAGGGCGACGAGATCGTCGTCATGAAGACGACCGACAGCGCGCTGACCGGGACGAACCTGCGTCTCCTGCTGCACAACATGGGCATCAAGGACGTCATCGTCTCCGGCATCTTCACCGACCAGTGCATCTCCTCGACCGTGAGGAGCCTCGCCGACGAGAGCTACGGCGTCGTGGTCGTCGACGACTGCTGCGCCGCCGCGACCCTGGAACTGCACCGTCGGGAGCTGGAGATCATCAACATGATCTATTGCCATGTCGTGCAGCTCGACGAGGCGCTGGGCTTCTTCGGGTGA